One region of Haloprofundus salilacus genomic DNA includes:
- a CDS encoding FAD-binding and (Fe-S)-binding domain-containing protein — protein MASHSSPPASADSSTDADPSTDAAANYDYRSDDVARPGVVRDLESRIDGDVRFDSYTRQLYATDASAYEVTPVGVVFPTSTADVAAVVRYCAQRQIPVLPRGGGTSLAGQTVNEAVVLDFSRYMDGVVDVDPGERRATAQAGAILGELNEELAPHGLKFAPDPAWGDRSAIGGAIGNNSTGSHSLKYGKTDYYVEEVEAVLADGTVTRFGDIAVDELREKADPDAEAWGDDGPDSDLLPRIYAEVVRILDEETEEIDARYPELKRNVSGYNLDMLVDEARGERRTPDNSEIDPDSEPSVVNLARLLAGSEGTLAVVTEATVSLEPVPNTKSVALLTYESVVDAMEDVAPILEHGPAAVEVMDDVLLSLARDTAEFADVVGLLPEGTDSVLLVEFYAENDDHGRQQVADLVADRVSKDVSAADPTPGAAEKSDKERYAVTAMEAHDDETIAKFWKMRKSGLPILLSRTSDAKHIAYIEDTAIPAENLPAYVADFQEILDDHETFASYYAHAGPGVLHIRPLTNTKTIEGVAEMEAIADAATDLVVEYGGSVSGEHGDGRARTQWNRKLYGDHLWQVFRDLKTAYDPDWILNPGNVCGDVDMTENLRFSPEYEFDAGLEPTLSWENENGFQGMVELCHGCGGCRGGQSTVGGVMCPTYRAADEESLSTRGRANMLRQAMSGDLSEDEQFDVEFMHEVMDLCIGCKGCARDCPSEVDMAKLKAEVTHEYHQRHGASLRDRMFANIDRLSSLGSRFAPFSNWATKVPGARTLLEKTVGIASERTLPTFYAQPFAAWFESRGGSRVPESQATRKALLLPDTYTNFNHPEAGKAAVRVLEAAGVHVDVPGNVVDSGRPAFSKGFLSKAYDTAESNVETLAPRVRDGWDVVVVEPSDAVMFQSDYLDLLGEEPATVTEPTKAEERSPGETLDTDVGVVAAGTYGILEYVDTFRLDEEISFAERKHREFLTYHGHCHQKATKKDHHAVGVLRRAGYDVEALDSGCCGMAGSFGYEAEHHSMSEAIGGILAEQVEHAGGTVVAPGASCRTQLGDVATDEEPPHPVEKLATALD, from the coding sequence ATGGCATCTCACTCTTCGCCTCCCGCGTCCGCGGATTCGTCGACGGACGCAGACCCCTCGACGGACGCCGCCGCGAACTACGACTACCGGAGCGACGACGTCGCCAGACCGGGCGTCGTCCGCGACCTCGAATCGCGCATCGACGGCGACGTCCGCTTCGACAGTTACACCCGACAACTGTACGCGACGGACGCCTCCGCCTACGAGGTGACCCCCGTCGGCGTCGTCTTTCCTACCTCTACGGCCGACGTGGCGGCGGTCGTCCGCTACTGCGCGCAACGGCAGATCCCCGTCCTCCCGCGCGGCGGCGGCACGAGTCTCGCCGGACAGACGGTCAACGAGGCGGTCGTCCTCGACTTTTCGCGCTATATGGACGGCGTCGTCGACGTCGACCCCGGTGAAAGAAGAGCGACGGCGCAGGCCGGTGCGATACTCGGCGAACTCAACGAGGAACTCGCCCCGCACGGCCTGAAGTTCGCGCCCGACCCGGCGTGGGGCGACCGCAGCGCCATCGGCGGCGCTATCGGCAACAACTCGACGGGGTCGCACTCACTGAAGTACGGGAAGACCGACTACTACGTCGAGGAAGTCGAGGCCGTCCTCGCCGACGGCACCGTGACGAGGTTTGGCGACATCGCAGTCGACGAACTCCGCGAGAAGGCCGACCCCGACGCGGAGGCGTGGGGCGACGACGGACCCGACAGCGACCTCCTGCCGCGCATCTACGCCGAAGTCGTCCGCATCCTCGACGAGGAGACCGAAGAAATCGACGCCCGCTACCCGGAGCTGAAGCGCAACGTCTCGGGCTACAACCTCGACATGCTCGTCGACGAGGCGCGCGGCGAACGTCGCACGCCGGACAACTCGGAAATCGACCCCGACAGCGAACCTAGCGTCGTCAACCTCGCACGCCTGCTCGCCGGGAGCGAGGGGACGCTCGCCGTCGTCACCGAGGCGACCGTCTCGCTCGAACCCGTCCCGAACACGAAGTCGGTCGCGCTGTTGACGTACGAGAGCGTCGTCGACGCTATGGAGGACGTCGCACCCATCCTTGAACACGGTCCCGCCGCCGTCGAGGTGATGGACGACGTGTTGCTCTCTTTGGCCCGCGACACCGCCGAGTTCGCCGACGTGGTCGGCTTGCTCCCCGAGGGAACCGACTCGGTGCTGCTCGTCGAGTTCTACGCCGAGAACGACGACCACGGCCGCCAGCAGGTCGCAGACCTCGTCGCCGACCGCGTGAGCAAAGACGTGTCGGCGGCCGACCCGACGCCGGGCGCAGCCGAAAAGAGCGACAAGGAACGCTACGCGGTCACGGCGATGGAAGCGCACGACGACGAGACGATAGCGAAGTTCTGGAAGATGCGCAAATCCGGGCTTCCCATCCTGCTGTCGCGCACGTCGGACGCGAAACACATCGCCTACATCGAGGACACCGCGATTCCGGCCGAGAACCTGCCCGCGTACGTCGCCGACTTCCAGGAGATTCTCGACGACCACGAGACGTTCGCCAGCTACTACGCCCACGCCGGGCCGGGCGTGCTGCACATCCGCCCGCTGACGAACACCAAAACCATAGAGGGCGTCGCGGAGATGGAGGCGATCGCCGACGCGGCGACGGATCTCGTCGTCGAGTACGGCGGGTCGGTGTCGGGTGAACACGGCGACGGGCGCGCGCGGACCCAGTGGAACCGCAAGCTGTATGGCGACCACCTGTGGCAGGTGTTCCGCGACCTGAAGACGGCGTACGACCCCGACTGGATTCTGAACCCCGGAAACGTCTGCGGGGACGTCGACATGACGGAGAACCTCCGGTTTTCGCCGGAGTACGAGTTCGACGCTGGACTGGAGCCGACGCTGAGCTGGGAGAACGAGAACGGCTTTCAGGGGATGGTCGAACTCTGCCACGGCTGCGGCGGCTGTCGCGGCGGGCAGTCCACGGTGGGAGGAGTGATGTGTCCAACCTACCGCGCGGCCGACGAGGAGAGTCTGTCGACGCGGGGCCGCGCGAACATGCTCCGGCAGGCGATGAGCGGCGATTTGAGCGAAGACGAGCAGTTCGACGTGGAGTTCATGCACGAGGTGATGGACCTCTGTATCGGCTGCAAGGGCTGCGCGCGCGACTGTCCGAGCGAGGTGGACATGGCGAAGCTGAAAGCCGAAGTGACTCACGAGTACCACCAGCGCCACGGCGCGAGCCTCCGCGACCGCATGTTCGCCAACATCGACCGGCTCTCGTCGCTCGGGTCGCGCTTCGCACCGTTCTCGAACTGGGCGACGAAAGTACCCGGCGCGCGGACACTGCTGGAGAAGACGGTCGGTATCGCGAGCGAGCGAACGCTGCCGACGTTCTACGCCCAACCGTTCGCGGCGTGGTTCGAGAGTCGCGGCGGGTCGCGCGTCCCTGAGTCGCAGGCGACCCGCAAGGCGCTGTTACTGCCGGACACGTACACGAACTTCAACCACCCCGAGGCGGGGAAGGCGGCCGTCAGGGTGTTGGAAGCCGCCGGCGTCCACGTGGACGTGCCCGGCAACGTCGTCGACAGCGGTCGCCCGGCGTTCTCGAAGGGCTTTCTGAGCAAAGCGTACGATACCGCCGAGTCGAACGTCGAGACGCTCGCCCCGCGGGTCCGAGACGGCTGGGACGTCGTTGTCGTCGAACCCTCCGACGCGGTGATGTTCCAGTCAGACTACCTCGACCTGCTCGGGGAGGAGCCCGCCACGGTGACGGAGCCGACGAAGGCCGAAGAGCGAAGCCCCGGCGAGACGCTCGACACCGACGTGGGCGTCGTCGCCGCCGGGACGTACGGGATACTGGAGTACGTCGACACGTTCCGCCTCGACGAGGAGATCTCCTTCGCCGAGCGCAAGCACCGCGAGTTCCTCACCTACCACGGTCACTGCCACCAGAAGGCGACGAAGAAAGACCACCACGCCGTCGGTGTGCTCCGACGGGCAGGCTACGACGTCGAAGCGCTCGACTCCGGCTGCTGCGGGATGGCCGGGTCGTTCGGCTACGAGGCCGAGCACCATTCGATGAGCGAGGCCATCGGCGGGATTCTGGCCGAACAGGTCGAACACGCGGGCGGGACTGTCGTCGCGCCGGGTGCCTCCTGTCGGACGCAACTCGGCGACGTGGCGACCGACGAAGAACCGCCGCACCCCGTCGAGAAACTCGCGACGGCGCTGGACTGA
- a CDS encoding LutC/YkgG family protein: protein MSSGTVSAFERSLGRLDVGVARTSADALDDALGSATLDPVVGAPLPFENCSLPDWIPTDPTPADLKRAKTGVTAAELAIADYGSVVIRATPDPTEQVSLFCDRHVAVVRAEDVVPGMSEAFERLAEWTAAGDSAIIATGPSATADMGALVKGAHGPKEVWVVVVE, encoded by the coding sequence ATGAGTTCAGGAACGGTTTCGGCGTTCGAGCGATCACTCGGACGCCTCGACGTAGGGGTGGCCCGAACGAGCGCCGACGCGCTGGACGACGCGCTCGGGTCGGCGACCCTCGACCCAGTCGTCGGTGCACCGCTGCCGTTCGAGAACTGCTCGCTGCCCGACTGGATTCCGACCGACCCGACGCCCGCCGACCTAAAGCGTGCGAAGACGGGCGTCACGGCCGCGGAGTTGGCTATCGCCGATTACGGCAGCGTCGTGATTCGCGCGACGCCGGACCCCACCGAGCAGGTGAGTCTGTTCTGCGACCGCCACGTCGCCGTCGTCCGCGCCGAGGACGTGGTCCCCGGCATGTCCGAGGCGTTCGAGCGACTCGCCGAGTGGACTGCCGCGGGCGACAGCGCCATCATCGCCACGGGACCGAGCGCGACCGCCGACATGGGCGCGCTCGTGAAGGGCGCGCACGGACCGAAGGAGGTCTGGGTGGTGGTCGTCGAATGA
- a CDS encoding LUD domain-containing protein: MSSTRDEKAARIRHFLATEGDAVAEGTRGFNAGRYESVARLDDYEELKDSARAIKKDAIDRLPELVDQLRESVEANGGTLYVAADAADANRYVREVVEGEDAETVVKSKSMTTEELEVNDELQSAGVDVVETDLGEWVLQLADEAPSHIVAPAIHKSREGIADLFEATFDLDEPLETAVELTMFAREKLGERIADADVGMTGANFIAADSGTLMLVTSEGNARKSVVVPDTHVAVAGVEKIVPSVSDFQPFVELIGRSGTGQDITSYISLFTPPVDSPTVEFDAPDVPMTDGDVDREFHLVLVDNGRMAMREDDQLKETLYCIRCSACANSCGNFQSVGGHAFGGETYSGGIATGWEAGIEGLDVAAEFNDLCTGCSRCVNACPVKIDIPWINTVVRDRINRGEGGKLDFLVEGLIPDEEPGGLDLGKRFFGNFSTVAKLGSATAPVSNWVAKTRPARRLMAETVGVDPRRDLPSFERETFRVWFEKRGGSQVPPAKARREAVVYPDLYTNHVQVERGKAAVQTLEALGVHVVVPDVPSSGRAPLSQGMISTAERHAHDVYSALAEHLDADRDVVVVEPSDLAMFRWEYEKFLAPKSFERLDMQSYEVMEYVYGLLHAGAEPTLLSTPDEGDSGVAYHSHCQQRTLGLESHTVAVLEDLGYDVVTSETECCGMAGSFGYKSEYYELSMDVGEPIREQFEAADAADRTVVASGTSCLEQLDALLSRPTRHTIELVAPR, from the coding sequence ATGAGTTCGACGCGCGACGAGAAGGCGGCGAGGATTCGTCACTTCCTCGCCACCGAGGGCGACGCCGTCGCCGAGGGCACCCGCGGGTTCAACGCCGGTCGCTACGAGTCGGTCGCGAGACTCGACGACTACGAGGAACTGAAAGACAGCGCCCGCGCCATCAAGAAGGACGCCATCGACCGACTGCCCGAACTCGTCGACCAACTTCGGGAGTCGGTCGAAGCCAACGGCGGCACACTCTACGTCGCCGCCGACGCAGCCGACGCCAACCGGTACGTTCGCGAGGTGGTCGAGGGCGAGGACGCCGAAACCGTCGTCAAGAGCAAGTCGATGACCACCGAGGAACTGGAGGTCAACGACGAACTCCAGTCGGCGGGAGTCGACGTAGTCGAGACCGACCTCGGCGAGTGGGTGCTCCAACTGGCCGACGAAGCGCCGTCGCACATCGTCGCGCCCGCCATCCACAAATCACGCGAGGGTATCGCCGACCTGTTCGAGGCGACGTTCGACCTCGACGAACCGCTCGAAACCGCCGTGGAACTGACGATGTTCGCCCGCGAGAAACTGGGCGAGCGCATCGCCGACGCCGACGTGGGGATGACCGGCGCGAACTTCATCGCCGCCGACTCCGGGACGCTCATGCTCGTCACGAGCGAAGGCAACGCGAGAAAATCCGTTGTCGTCCCCGACACGCACGTCGCCGTCGCGGGCGTCGAGAAGATCGTCCCCTCGGTCAGCGACTTCCAGCCGTTCGTCGAACTCATCGGGCGCTCCGGCACCGGACAGGACATCACCTCGTACATCTCGCTTTTCACGCCGCCGGTCGACTCGCCGACCGTCGAGTTCGACGCACCGGACGTCCCGATGACCGACGGCGACGTAGACCGGGAGTTCCACCTCGTGCTCGTCGACAACGGGCGGATGGCGATGCGCGAGGACGACCAGTTGAAGGAGACGCTCTACTGCATCCGCTGTTCGGCGTGCGCGAACTCCTGCGGCAACTTCCAGAGCGTCGGCGGGCACGCCTTCGGCGGCGAGACGTACTCCGGCGGCATTGCCACCGGGTGGGAGGCCGGCATCGAGGGGCTGGACGTGGCCGCCGAGTTCAACGACCTCTGTACCGGCTGTTCGCGCTGCGTGAACGCCTGTCCGGTGAAGATAGATATTCCGTGGATAAACACGGTCGTCAGAGACCGCATCAACCGAGGAGAAGGAGGAAAACTCGACTTCCTCGTCGAAGGACTCATCCCCGACGAGGAACCTGGGGGTCTGGACCTCGGCAAGCGCTTCTTCGGCAACTTCTCGACGGTGGCGAAACTCGGGAGTGCGACGGCGCCCGTCTCGAACTGGGTCGCGAAGACGCGCCCCGCGCGCCGACTCATGGCCGAGACGGTCGGCGTCGACCCCCGGCGCGACCTCCCCTCGTTCGAACGCGAGACGTTCCGCGTCTGGTTCGAAAAGCGCGGCGGATCGCAGGTGCCGCCCGCGAAGGCGAGGCGGGAAGCCGTCGTCTACCCCGACCTCTACACGAACCACGTGCAGGTCGAGCGCGGGAAGGCGGCGGTGCAGACGCTCGAAGCGCTCGGCGTCCACGTCGTCGTGCCCGACGTGCCGTCGAGCGGCCGCGCGCCGCTCTCGCAGGGGATGATTTCGACCGCCGAGCGGCACGCCCACGACGTGTACTCGGCCCTGGCCGAACACCTCGACGCTGACCGGGACGTCGTCGTCGTTGAGCCCTCCGACCTCGCGATGTTCCGCTGGGAGTACGAGAAGTTCCTCGCGCCGAAGTCGTTCGAGCGACTCGATATGCAGAGCTACGAGGTGATGGAGTACGTTTACGGGTTGCTCCACGCGGGGGCCGAACCGACCCTCCTCTCGACGCCCGACGAGGGCGACTCGGGCGTCGCCTACCACAGCCACTGCCAACAGCGGACGCTCGGTCTGGAGTCGCACACCGTCGCCGTCCTCGAAGACCTCGGCTACGACGTGGTCACCTCCGAGACGGAGTGCTGTGGGATGGCCGGGTCGTTCGGCTACAAATCCGAGTACTACGAACTGAGCATGGACGTCGGGGAGCCGATTCGCGAGCAGTTCGAGGCCGCGGACGCGGCGGACCGAACCGTCGTCGCCTCCGGTACCTCCTGTCTCGAACAGTTGGACGCGCTGCTGTCGCGACCGACGCGACATACCATCGAACTCGTCGCGCCGCGCTGA
- a CDS encoding halocyanin domain-containing protein yields MSVDAPRDVEAGASVPRATRRTVLRGLAVGAGVTAAGAGSNPVGVAAASKPDYGGWFDGVDNFDGTVDKRGESTVTVTVGAEGNGGAFGFAPAAVRVDPGTTVVWKWSGEGGVHNVAAEDRSFESELVGDAGHTFEQTFDEDSIVKYACVPHQAMGMKGAVVVDGGPGGTSSGSGASGGSSLIPEGDGLWFGVLGGSLVAGALSPTLFGLFLLLRSELDESPPNEGGDDESSATYGLTDD; encoded by the coding sequence ATGAGCGTCGACGCACCCCGCGACGTCGAGGCGGGCGCGTCTGTGCCGCGGGCCACCCGACGGACCGTCCTCCGGGGGCTGGCCGTCGGTGCGGGCGTCACTGCCGCCGGAGCGGGGTCGAACCCCGTCGGCGTCGCCGCCGCGTCCAAGCCGGACTACGGCGGCTGGTTCGACGGCGTCGATAACTTCGACGGCACCGTCGACAAGCGCGGAGAGTCGACGGTGACGGTGACCGTCGGTGCGGAGGGCAACGGGGGCGCTTTCGGCTTCGCGCCGGCCGCGGTGCGCGTCGACCCCGGAACGACGGTCGTCTGGAAGTGGAGCGGCGAGGGCGGCGTCCACAACGTCGCCGCCGAGGACAGGAGCTTCGAGAGCGAACTCGTCGGCGACGCGGGTCATACCTTCGAGCAGACGTTCGACGAGGACAGTATCGTCAAGTACGCCTGCGTCCCCCACCAGGCGATGGGGATGAAGGGTGCCGTCGTCGTCGACGGCGGGCCCGGGGGAACATCGTCCGGCAGCGGCGCGTCCGGCGGGTCGTCGCTGATTCCGGAGGGCGACGGACTCTGGTTCGGGGTCCTCGGCGGCAGCCTCGTCGCGGGCGCTCTCTCGCCGACCCTGTTCGGGTTGTTCCTCCTGTTGAGAAGCGAACTCGACGAATCACCGCCGAACGAGGGCGGCGACGACGAGAGCTCGGCGACGTACGGGTTGACCGACGACTGA
- a CDS encoding PRC-barrel domain-containing protein, translating to MDGTPQEITTLVGREVYSNNGVYVGEVEDVRLDLDQEVVTGLALAELNRELFEGRIQRGKGVLIPYRWVRAVGDVILINDVIERLKQPEEETEIAV from the coding sequence ATGGACGGGACGCCACAAGAAATCACGACGCTCGTCGGCCGAGAGGTCTACTCCAATAACGGGGTGTACGTCGGCGAGGTCGAAGACGTCCGATTGGACCTCGACCAGGAGGTCGTCACCGGACTCGCGCTCGCCGAACTGAACCGAGAACTGTTCGAAGGTCGCATCCAGCGCGGCAAGGGAGTGCTCATCCCCTACCGCTGGGTTCGCGCCGTCGGCGACGTCATCCTCATCAACGACGTTATCGAACGCCTGAAACAACCGGAAGAAGAGACGGAAATCGCGGTCTAA
- a CDS encoding DHH family phosphoesterase encodes MSSEVSISSMSTYAILGCGSVGHAVADELVAGGKDVLILDKDESRVEALRDQDLNAQRQDIREPEVASAVSDRDVILILSSDVEANKAAVSAIRERGGDQFVVVRASDPVSEDELTELGADVVINPSTVIADSALRTLESGELEYKARQLADVLVATDGELAILTHDNPDPDSIASAAALKQIAEEYGVDADILYNGDIGHQENRAFVNLLGIDLLSRDETKPLSEYAAVALVDHMKSGAFDVEVPIDIFIDHYEPDREFDATFTDVRPNVSSTSTILTKYIQEFDLSPSEEVATALLYGIRAETLDFKRDTTPADLTAAAYLYPFANHDTLEQVESPSMSPETLDVLAEAIQNREVQGSHLVSNAGFIRDREALAQAAQHLLNLEGITTTAVFGIAENTIYLAARSKDIRMNIGNILQDAFKDIGEAAGHSTQASVEIPLGIFTGIETSEDNRDTLLALTEEAVRRKLFQAMGVDGSESGNGS; translated from the coding sequence ATGAGTTCTGAGGTCAGCATCTCTTCGATGTCTACGTACGCTATTTTGGGGTGCGGGAGCGTCGGGCATGCAGTGGCGGACGAACTCGTGGCCGGAGGAAAAGACGTCCTCATACTCGACAAGGACGAGAGTCGGGTCGAAGCCCTCCGCGATCAAGACTTGAACGCACAGAGACAGGACATCCGCGAACCCGAGGTGGCCTCGGCCGTCTCCGACCGAGACGTCATCCTCATCCTCTCCTCGGATGTAGAGGCGAACAAAGCCGCGGTGTCGGCGATTCGCGAACGCGGCGGCGACCAGTTCGTCGTCGTGCGCGCCTCCGACCCCGTCTCCGAGGACGAACTGACCGAACTCGGCGCGGACGTGGTCATCAACCCCTCGACGGTCATCGCCGACTCGGCGCTCCGAACGCTCGAATCGGGCGAGTTGGAGTACAAGGCCCGACAGTTGGCGGACGTGCTCGTGGCGACCGACGGCGAGTTGGCAATTCTGACACACGACAACCCCGACCCCGACTCTATCGCCAGCGCCGCGGCGCTCAAACAGATCGCCGAGGAGTACGGCGTCGACGCCGACATCCTCTACAACGGCGACATCGGCCACCAGGAGAACCGGGCGTTCGTCAACCTCCTCGGTATCGACCTGCTCTCTCGCGACGAGACGAAGCCGCTGTCGGAGTACGCGGCAGTCGCCCTCGTCGACCACATGAAGTCGGGCGCTTTCGACGTTGAGGTTCCCATCGACATCTTCATCGACCACTACGAACCCGACCGCGAGTTCGACGCGACGTTCACCGACGTCAGGCCGAACGTCTCCTCCACCTCGACGATTCTCACGAAGTACATCCAGGAGTTCGACCTCAGCCCCAGCGAGGAAGTCGCCACAGCGCTTCTGTACGGTATCCGCGCGGAGACGCTCGACTTCAAGCGCGATACGACGCCCGCGGACCTGACGGCGGCGGCGTATCTCTACCCGTTCGCGAACCACGACACGCTCGAACAGGTCGAGTCACCGTCGATGTCGCCGGAGACGCTTGACGTGCTCGCCGAGGCCATCCAAAATCGGGAAGTGCAGGGCAGCCACCTCGTCTCGAACGCGGGGTTCATCCGCGACCGCGAAGCGCTCGCGCAGGCAGCCCAGCACCTCCTCAATCTGGAAGGCATCACCACGACAGCCGTCTTCGGTATCGCCGAGAACACCATCTACCTCGCCGCGCGCTCGAAGGACATCCGGATGAACATCGGGAACATCCTGCAGGACGCGTTCAAAGATATCGGCGAGGCCGCCGGTCACTCTACGCAGGCGAGCGTCGAGATCCCGCTCGGCATCTTCACCGGCATCGAGACGAGCGAGGACAACCGGGACACGCTGCTGGCGCTCACCGAGGAGGCAGTACGACGAAAACTGTTTCAGGCGATGGGCGTCGACGGCAGCGAAAGCGGAAACGGCAGTTAG
- a CDS encoding response regulator → MTSRDQQLVDPIEILLVEPNPGDVRLFTESFKEATISNQIHTVSDSDSALDFLHQRGDYSDEPFPDLVLLDPHSLGPSGLEVLSELNDEPTLDEIPVIVLTSSEMGEEVLKSQGFDADNFIQKPVEIEDFITFIQSVEGFWLTFTRSQT, encoded by the coding sequence ATGACTTCGCGAGACCAACAGTTGGTCGACCCTATCGAGATACTGTTGGTCGAACCAAATCCCGGTGACGTCCGTCTTTTCACCGAATCGTTCAAGGAGGCTACTATCTCGAATCAGATTCACACTGTCTCCGACAGCGACTCCGCGCTCGATTTCCTTCATCAGCGCGGCGACTATAGCGACGAACCGTTCCCGGATCTCGTACTACTCGACCCTCATTCACTCGGACCAAGCGGTCTAGAAGTGCTGTCCGAGTTGAACGACGAACCGACACTAGACGAAATCCCGGTCATCGTTCTCACGAGTTCGGAAATGGGCGAGGAGGTCCTGAAATCGCAGGGATTCGACGCCGACAACTTCATTCAAAAACCGGTCGAAATCGAGGATTTCATCACTTTCATCCAGTCAGTCGAAGGCTTTTGGTTGACCTTCACCCGTTCGCAAACGTAG
- a CDS encoding pyridoxal-phosphate-dependent aminotransferase family protein translates to MSYAPVVDELTPPQRTLMGPGPSDVHPRVLRAMSTPLVGHLDPSFIEIMNEVQELLRYTFRTDNQWTIPVSGTGSASMEAAIGNLVEPGDTMLVPTNGYFGGRMASMAERAGGEVVEVDAPWGEPLDPADVQGAFDEHQPDVFGFVHAETSTGALQPNVSELTSIAHSHDAYVVADTVTSLGGVEFRADEWDVDVAYSGPQKCLSCPPGASPLTLNDRAMDKVLSREEEPRSWYLDLSLLEGYWGEDRSYHHTAPITNVYALREALRLVAEEGIELRWDRHLRVAGALKAGVEAMGLEMNAADDYWLPSLNAVRVPDGIDDGAVISFLLDQYDLEIASGLGDLEGEIFRIGCMGHSANPKNVTYLLASLADALDAQGADVAGDEALDAAAALLRE, encoded by the coding sequence ATGTCGTATGCTCCCGTCGTCGACGAACTGACGCCGCCGCAGCGAACGCTGATGGGTCCGGGACCGAGCGACGTCCATCCCCGAGTGTTGCGGGCGATGAGTACGCCGCTGGTCGGTCACCTCGACCCGTCGTTCATCGAGATAATGAACGAGGTACAGGAACTGCTGCGCTACACGTTCCGGACGGACAACCAGTGGACGATTCCCGTCTCCGGGACGGGATCGGCGTCGATGGAGGCGGCCATCGGCAACCTCGTCGAACCGGGCGACACGATGCTCGTGCCGACGAACGGCTACTTCGGCGGTCGGATGGCGAGCATGGCCGAGCGTGCGGGCGGAGAGGTCGTCGAAGTCGACGCGCCGTGGGGCGAACCGCTCGACCCCGCGGACGTACAGGGCGCCTTCGACGAGCACCAGCCGGACGTATTCGGCTTCGTCCACGCCGAGACGAGCACGGGCGCGCTGCAGCCGAACGTCTCCGAACTGACGAGCATCGCGCACAGCCACGACGCCTACGTCGTCGCCGACACCGTCACGTCGCTCGGCGGCGTCGAGTTCCGCGCCGACGAGTGGGACGTCGACGTGGCCTACTCGGGGCCGCAGAAGTGTCTCTCCTGTCCGCCGGGCGCGAGTCCGCTGACGCTCAACGACCGAGCGATGGACAAAGTGCTCTCGCGGGAGGAAGAACCGCGTTCGTGGTATCTCGACCTTTCGCTGCTCGAGGGCTACTGGGGCGAGGACCGCTCGTACCACCACACCGCGCCCATCACGAACGTCTACGCGCTCCGTGAGGCGCTTCGGCTCGTCGCCGAGGAGGGCATCGAATTGCGGTGGGATCGTCACCTGCGCGTCGCCGGCGCGCTCAAAGCGGGCGTCGAGGCGATGGGACTGGAGATGAACGCCGCCGACGATTACTGGCTGCCGAGCCTCAACGCCGTGCGCGTCCCCGACGGTATCGACGACGGCGCGGTTATCTCGTTTTTGCTCGACCAGTACGACCTCGAAATCGCTAGCGGGCTCGGCGACCTCGAAGGGGAGATATTCCGCATCGGCTGCATGGGTCACTCCGCGAACCCGAAGAACGTCACCTACCTGCTCGCGTCGCTGGCAGACGCCCTCGACGCGCAGGGTGCAGACGTCGCGGGCGACGAGGCGCTCGACGCGGCGGCGGCGCTGCTACGGGAGTAA